From Candidatus Atelocyanobacterium thalassa isolate ALOHA, a single genomic window includes:
- the recO gene encoding DNA repair protein RecO has protein sequence MSQAYKTTGIVLKSMPLGEADRLIIILSPEKGLIRAIAPSSRKNKSPLSGRSELFMVNQFLIIKGHSLDKIAQAETLQFYPGLRKELVKLAAAQYLSELILKLSIDEQPQEELYELLNEHLRRLEKMSLAENLYGYLAQAIFHFLIVTGIGPQIYQCCLTQEKLTPNFKNPDWQVGFSHEMGGLINLNSLAYTNKALTVFSVPLINYKLQATDLVLLQNLNQSYLPHAGKLLPSNVLSQDFIVPWQKIEHLLRDYTQYQLGCSFQSVVLIDSLPNLEF, from the coding sequence ATGAGTCAAGCTTATAAAACAACAGGAATTGTTCTAAAAAGTATGCCTTTGGGAGAAGCTGATCGTTTAATAATAATTCTTTCGCCAGAAAAAGGCTTAATTCGTGCCATAGCGCCAAGTTCTAGAAAAAATAAATCACCGCTTAGTGGAAGAAGTGAATTGTTTATGGTTAACCAGTTCCTCATAATTAAAGGACATTCTCTAGACAAAATAGCTCAGGCAGAAACCTTACAATTTTATCCTGGTTTGAGGAAAGAGTTAGTTAAACTTGCAGCGGCACAATACCTAAGTGAGTTAATATTAAAATTATCTATTGACGAGCAACCTCAAGAAGAACTTTATGAACTCCTTAATGAACATCTGCGACGATTAGAAAAAATGTCTCTTGCAGAAAATTTATATGGATATTTGGCTCAAGCCATATTTCATTTTTTAATAGTTACAGGAATTGGTCCACAGATTTATCAATGTTGTCTCACACAAGAGAAATTAACTCCAAATTTTAAAAATCCTGATTGGCAAGTAGGTTTCAGCCATGAAATGGGAGGGTTGATTAATTTAAATTCTCTAGCCTATACAAATAAAGCATTGACAGTCTTCTCCGTACCATTAATTAACTACAAATTACAGGCTACAGATTTAGTTTTATTACAAAACCTAAATCAATCTTATTTACCGCATGCGGGAAAACTCTTACCATCAAATGTTCTTAGTCAAGACTTTATTGTTCCTTGGCAAAAAATTGAACATCTTTTAAGAGATTATACTCAATATCAATTAGGATGTTCTTTTCAGTCAGTAGTTTTAATAGATAGTTTACCTAATTTAGAATTTTAA
- a CDS encoding DUF751 family protein, with translation MPSSNTFEKIRIMKDFLRNISCYPRFFIGFLLNIFLSFFSWTKLLPKNYLTKILIFGIILSVFSFFYFTLLGMLGIPLT, from the coding sequence ATGCCCAGTAGTAATACTTTTGAAAAGATTAGAATAATGAAAGATTTCTTAAGAAATATATCATGTTATCCTCGTTTTTTTATTGGTTTTTTATTAAATATATTTTTATCTTTTTTTAGTTGGACTAAACTGTTACCCAAAAATTATTTAACTAAAATTCTAATATTTGGAATTATATTGAGTGTTTTTTCTTTTTTCTATTTCACTTTATTAGGAATGTTGGGGATTCCCTTGACATAA